In Miscanthus floridulus cultivar M001 chromosome 8, ASM1932011v1, whole genome shotgun sequence, the sequence TAATGGCCCCATCTGATGATGAAACAGTGCTAGGCTGTACTGAGTGATTACATTTGTGATTATGATAAGCATACTGTCTCAGATCATGTTTTGCTTTATTATGGGTGCAAACCAGATCAATGGAAATGGCTATGGACACGTGTGCACTGAATTGTAACGATCCCTGGCCTAACCGAACAACAAACAGAGAACATGGATTAAGGCTAAGAGGTAATGATCCCCAATAGGGATTGGAGTGACAGCCAGGGATCCACTCATTCCCGGGGTGGAAAAAATTAGCTTGCGGATTGGATTCCCATGAACCGAACAAGGTCTTAATCGGTCCTAATAAAGCCATTCGTCGCAAACATTTTGATGGTAAATTGGATTTTGTCGATCTGCATTTGCTTTTGGGTGAAGGGAAATTGTGCTGTTAACTAAATTTTTGTGGATCTGTTCTTGTGTTTGCAGAATCCATCAATTTTTTTGTGAAAGACAAAGAAGTGTACTCCATTCTACGGGAGATAAATGGATTTATGTTGTATTTCAACTACCCTTTTTGCTACACTAAAAACTATTTTTACCAATTTGGATTTCAACTCAACAGAGGTAGTCTGTGACTCTCTGTGACCTGGCCACGAAAAGAATAACATGAAtacaacagagagagagagagagagagagagagtagaacttggttttggtaaatgtatggtttattttttcttttcttttctttttaaaaaGATGCCACTTGATGATCTTGCCACGACTTGCAACGGTATTGGTGGGCAAGATGCGAGGCATGACCCGATCTTGTCGCGTGGACGCCCATCACCTGCCAAATCGGAGCCAACCATGCAATGTGATCTGCTATTCTCTTCTCTTCCATACGAAATGGAAATGCACATCTCAAATCTCCCTTCTTAATCCAGTCGGCAACAGCTTAGATTACAGGCATGCAACACTCAGCAAGTTCAGAAACGCGTAATTCAGGCTTAGCTAGCTGTGCTCATTTCTCTGGTCATGAGTTTTCACCAGCAAACTCTTATTTGCAGAATACACATTGCTTCATATGCATAAAAAAGCCATAATGCAGGCTTTTACCTCCAAAGCTCAGAAAACAGGGTTTTCTACGTTGCGATAATCTAAAGGTTTATTTTGGACATTGTATCACGCCATCACCAAGCAATTCAGAAAATGCTCAGGTCACAAAGCACATGATAGATGGATGTCACCTACTATTTCTGCACCATAGAAATGGGTTCCTGCATTTTTTTCTAGAAAAGGTTTAGAAAAGTATTGTCAGAAGATGGACACCAGGCGAATTCTGATTTGCAGGAAGATAGAGACtgccttttttattttattttattttcttttgtgctGTGTTTAATTGGTCTGAGATTGATGGCATCATCTGTCACACTTTCAGCCATTTAATTAGAAATTTTAATATAAGAGGATAAGGCAAGCAGCCTCTAGGGATTGGCTGCTGATGTTGTGCCTATCAGCATGGAAAATTTCACATATATAAACTAACCCAAGGGAATACATAGAACTGTTCATGATATAAAGCTTTGTTGATCTGATGGAATGGGACAGGTCACCATTCATCAAATAGGTAGGTCAGACGTGTGACTTCCAAGATAGAATCAAATCTCATAACTGTAGTGTCTACTTGATGTTGTGCTACTCTCCCAGATCTGCATGAATTCCATCTGCTCATGTTACATGTAAGCTTTATGCACATCTCTCATTCATCAGGAACAAAAGAATAAGTTTCGCGATATTCTGAGATGAGATTTCCAACTAAGCTTACTGGTCCTGAGTCTAGGCTTTGCTGCTACCAGCAATGAAACAGTAGTATGCAGTGTTGGTTGGAACTCGGAAGTGCAAGGACCATGAGGCACATGTGAGCTTCGTTAACAGATTTGAGCAAACATTGGGCCTGGAACCTTTAAGGCCTTGTGTAACTGAGCCGTTGATGTTGGTTTCGTTTGTATGGCGAATCAGAAAAATGTGGAAAGAACTTGACGGTTGACAGTTAAAATTTCAGAGGGAACAATCCAGCTTTCTTCAGAAAAAAAAGTCGTGCCCAGTCTctctagaaatatatttttttaaagtaAAAGGCAGGAGCTCTGTCACTCAATTAAGTAGTAAAAAGAGGTTTATGTACACATGAAACCTAAGGTGCCAAAACACCGTGGTCCGAAGACCATAGAGGAGGAAAACACGCCTCGCACTGCTAGTTTGGCCCCCCACCAAAATTCATTGCCCTATGGCATTGCACTATGTCTTCTTTGATCTGAGGCGACTTGTTGTGCCGTCCTATGCACATTTTCGAAGATCCTTCTATTCCTCTCCTTCCACAAATTCCACATAATGTAAATCACCATACCATTGAAATGCCTGCTGTCTTGCTTTTGTATCTTGCTTGCCGCTTGCTCCCACCAATCGGCAACTGAGGCCGGTCCTTGTTGTGGCCATTGCACCACAAAGTTTTCCCAAGCTATCACTTGATCCCAGACGGCTTTTGCGAAGGGGCAAAGCAAGGAGAGATGAAGCCCAGTCTCTCCAGAAAAttatatagaaaaataaaaagttcAACTACTAACTGAGTATATGATAATGCCAATGAGTTCCTATTGACATCTAAAGAAATGATCACTGCATAAACGAAATCCATGTACAGCTAGCTTGCAAGCTAGAACAGTCAAGTATCGTCTATTTTTCAGAAAAGCCTGGTTGCAATTATACAGAATAAAATAAAAGAACAGCGACAACAAGAGTTGTTCCCAACTAACTTGTCACCATATTTAAGGAGGTTCTATGCTACCTTCTTGGAAGATTTAGCTCCCTCTGTTTCGTACCCCTCTAAACCAAACTGCTTGTTCTCATCTGCTTCTGCTTTGCTCTTCATCTTCAGAGTGAACTTTGGTCTAACGATTCAGAAGCGAAAGCTGCTAGTCGGAGTTCTACAAACTGAGAGAATAATTCCAGAGGTAAGATGGCGGCTGTGCTTTGTTTTTTCTGTTTGTGATCCATTCTACTGTATGCACAAGCCTCTGGCAATCTTTTCTTCAATGTGAACATTCAGGAGATATGTGTATCCTTGTCATTCATGCAAATTGTATCCTTGTTGTCTCTTTTTTCCTTGCCATGTTTTAGTGTATCTTTTGTAGCATGAAAGCTAAAATATTTTTTTCGTACTCCAAGAACATTTGATCTTATTCTACATTCTTGCAGGAGCTCTTTCTCTTCCATCAAAGGGTTTCACCAATGGCGATAAAGATGAAGGGGATCTTCAAAGGGCTGAAGATAATTTCTCAAATGTTTGGTAATAATCCCACCCATCCTTCTATATTTTTACTTTACTTCTGCATTTTTTGCATTACTTGGCTTGAGTTTCTTTGAATTGGTTTCTACATCCACATCCAGATTCTAAAAGTTTCAATAGTAAAATGTATGAAAAAGCAGTACCAACTTAAAAGCAAATGGTGAAAGCACAAGTACCTGACTAGACATCTGCTCTTTTGCAGTGCACAAGGAGCATGAGATGGAGATTGGGTACCCTACAGATGTAAAGCATGTGGCTCACATAGGTCTGGGCACCAGTGACACATCTCCAAGCTGGGTAAGAATATCATAAAAATATGCAGCATCATGCTTTATTTGTTGTCATGAGTTTACATTATTCCACATAGTTCTTTAACTGATGGTGATGTACCTTTTTTTTACTCTTAGATGGCTGAATTCAAGGGAACAGATGATTTATCAGCAGGCTCTGTGAGCACAGCTGCGCAGTCAAGGCAGACTTCTTGGGCTTCTGCAGGTGATTCTCACCTCTGCTCTGACATTGCTTGCCCTTCAAAAAAATTCAgtcgagacaaaaaaaaaacagactaATTAAATGGCATAATGAGTCAATACTTTCAGAAAGATAAATGAAGTTGATGTTGCATACGACATTCCAGCCACGCCCTTAAACAAATCTGTGCGTCATAATCATACAGGCAGCACGAGTAATCATTTGTGCTTATGATTAGGCGCCTGAATCTTCTTGTCCTATTTCATAATGATATTAGTGGCACACCACTACACGTCTACTCTACACCAAGGACTGCACCTCTTGGTCGCCTGCATGTAGGCAAGTTGTAATAATGAACAAAAATAACTGTTGAAAGAATCTCACAGATCCTTTCTGAGCTGAATTTTCTAAATTTTAATCCGTTGCAGACTTTGAACAGCCAAGAAGCATGGTGCCGATTGAGATGTTCCAGGACAACAGGCCCGGGCAAGAGAACGCAGACATGCCTCCAAGGGGGGCGAGGaaggcgaggaggaagaagaacaggGCGTCGTCGCCTGCTTCGTCAGCAAGGTCATCTTCCTCGAGGTCCAGAGCCTCATTTGCGACGGCGTACGATGCCTTCAGCGAGTCACAGAGAGGGTTCCGGGTCGCCTGAATGGCGCACGGCGGCAGGACAGAAACAACCATGTGTGAATGCAGATCGATCGCCATGCCTGTAACTGTAAATGTAAATGCTTTCGGTTTAGGGAGACAGCTTGGTTTGGAATTGTTTGAttctttgtcttttttttttctcagaaTCTTTGCAGTAAGGTGTAGTTGGAAATGGAAAGGGAAGTTGACTCAAGTTAATGCTGAACACGCGCTTGTTAATTAGTACAGAATCTCTGGCTGACCAGATTGTAGACCACCGTGCAAAGCTTCACATTTTTTTTTCAAGCACGTTTACAGCCAAGCACAGACAGCTTCTTGTTTCaggattttttattattattttgtgTGAAGATATACAACTGTCAGGGACTAGTTGGCATGGCTATGTTCTGAGTACCGCCATCGATTATGCCATGAACTGATGTATGAGAGGCTGGCCAGGCCCTACAAAGCGGTGTATCCACGCCATGACAGACGTGCCATCGACAAACATGATGCCGTGTTGCTTGCATCATGTCGATCTTAAGCACTTTGTTTAAGTATTGTGAGGGAAAAAAGAAAGCTGGACTGGCTGAAAAGTTGGCAACAAAAATCATCAGAAAAAAAATGCTTCTTTGTGATGCTGCAGCCTGCAGCTGCATTTCTGTTTTTCCCTGTAAGTGGAGGAAGCATAACCTCAGCACCAAGGTCAAGAACCCTATGACATGCCATACAGCCTGCAGTGCAGAGATGACACAGAATGACAGAGGAGCCTTGCATGGACAAAAAAGGTGAAACTTTCTGAAACAACCTTTTATTAACCTTCAGTAGTTATATCATTAAAAAAAACAGGTCTCTACGAAGGATTCATTGATCCACTTAACTAGGTTATTAGCACATTGTTCTCTGACCAAGGCGTATCACAACGTGCCACGTGTGCTGACGGCGCGGCATTGACAAACAATGAATTGTTTGGAGAGTGACAATTGTCCATGAACCATGCATGGACCAGTGCACAAGCGATGCATATTCCAGCGGCATGCAATTGGCAATGCCTCAGCCAAGCTATGGATCCAGGACCAGGAGGCAGGCAGAGCAGAGAGAAGACAGCCGAGCTAGACAAGATAGAAAGGCGAGCGAGGTGCCATATGCTTTGGAAACACAGCTCAACGTGGCCATGGAAAGCAAGGAACCCTACAGCTTGTAAAGCCCCAGCCATTGACACCTACAAATACGCAGCAATGCAAGCCCGTGCTTCTTCAACCTCCAGCCAGCACAAGATCACTTGCAAAAGCCTAAATTTAGCTACCTGCGTAGCTTCTCTTCTCACCCATGGCGAAGTCAAGTAGCTACGGTCTTGCGTTTGCTTGCTTCGCCATTGCCGCTGCGGTCGCCGGCGGAACGCAGTTCACGGTCGGCGGCGCCAATGGCTGGAGCGTGCCCACCGCCGGCGCGGAGCCCTTCAACACTTGGGCGGAGAGGACGAGGTTTCAGATCGGAGACTCCCTAGGTAATTGAGATTGGTTTACATGCATGTCCAAATGTCCAATGCATACGCCGTGCACGACGCCATTGACGGTTTTTGCTTGTGCCCGTAGTGTTCGTGTACCCCAAGGACCAGGACTCAGTGCTGCTGGTGGAGCCGGCGGACTACAACGCCTGCAACACGTCGTCGTACGTGAAGAAGTTCGACGACGGCGACACCGTGGTCACGCTCGACCGCTCCGGCCCGCTCTTCTTCATCAGCGGCGTGGAGGCCAACTGCCGCGCCAACGAGAAGCTCATCGTCATGGTCCTCGCCGCCCGCAGCAAcggcaccggcggcggcgcgcaggctccgagcacggcgccgccgccggcgtcgcCGGCATCGCCCCCTCCCGCCAGCTCCACCCCGCCCCCACCGTCGTCGCCCGCTCCTAAGGGCGCCCCGACCACGGGGTCGCCACCGGCGCCGCCAGCCAATTCGGCTCCGCCTCCGGCCTCTGCTCCCACCAAGACACCGAGAACGCCGCCGGCCGCATCGTCGTCACCCCCTGCTCCGAGCGCATCGTCGCCTCCTCCGGCGTCGTCAACCCCACCGCCGCCACCAGCCCCGGCCGGTGCCCCGCAGGCACCGCCGGCGCCCTCGGCGAGCTCTCCGGCTCCGAGCGCACATGGGTCGACGACTAACTCGACGGGCACGGCATCGTCGCCTCCCGCCGGCTCCAAGGACAAGAATGGCGCCGCCCTCACGGTGGCCACAGGCTTGGCCAGCTCCTTCGGGGCCTGCATCCTTGGCTACACCATGCTTGCTCTATGAAGTGAAGTGGACTGTGGACACGAACACGATACAACGAACGGAAGACTCGAGTAAATATGTGTTTACATGTAACTAAAGACATGCGATTTGTGCATGTTGTTGCTAAATCTTGCATTCGTTTTCCTCCAGATGAATAAGAAATTCGTTATCCGCCGGATGAATAAGAAATCAACGGTTCATTATGCCTAGAATTTGGGAAAAAAAATTTATGAAGGAAACAAATCCGGCTATCTCTCGAAACCAAGAGATTCAAACCAATCATTATAATTTTAAGTAAAAAACCACAAGTGTCAAACtcaaaactcaattttaaaattaatTGGCCATCCAAAGTAGATAAAGAAGTTCATCACGACGGTCTCTAGTGATTGACAAACTTGGAAGATGTGTTCCTTTTATTTTTACCTTGCTGCAATTGCGCCGAATGGCTCAACCAATGAGTTTTTCTAAACAGTATCTACAAAAGTTTTACGTCGATATTTGTCAAAAATGACTTCAATTTTTTATAAGATACATTGTTCAACAAATAACTACCCATTCTATCAACACTAAGGACTTATTTGAACTTATACCATGTTTGTATCATGCATTAAAAAAGGTTGTGTACATCTCTAGGAGGTTTCAGCCCTAGAACAGAGTAAGCGTATATGCAATCAAAAGAGATGCTGGATAGTTTCATTCGTCCAGCAGAAAGCACACAATTTATTTCCATTCCAGTTTTTTCTTGCTAAATTGTCTTTTGTAAGAGTAAATCCCCCCTCCTCTTTCGGAACCCcataatttttttttacttttagcGGTATATTGAACCGTCAATTTTTTTGGGACACATACAACCTTGTGTTGATATTGGTATCTATACATTGAGTTTACCTAGAAGTATTCATTATTTTTTAACAAGGAAAAAAAAGGCATCCTTCCCAATGTTAAATGAATGTTCGCTATTCTAGCTACTATGCTGCCACTTTGTTAACTTGTTTCCTACTACCGTCTTTCTAAAAGAGATATTTAGTGGTACAATAACACCAAGTGGTGCAGCTACAGTAGCAAGTTTTCGTCAAAGAATCTATACTCCTAAAAAGATAAAGAGGATCCGTTCACATTCCGTGGTGAAGCCGCTATGGCCTTGTTCGGCTGACCTTGAaccttgatccgcttcttttttcatctggaatcgtatttttctctcacaaaatttCAGCGTGGACAGTGTTTTCAGCTGTGAACCGTACTTTGTGTCGGCCGAACGAGGCCTATGCCACGAGCACCTCCCTAACTCCTGTTAGCGCCGACAGGTGGGCCACGCGCACGACCCCGCGACTCCCACTCTTGTCCCACATCCGTATATATGGCCAAACGGGTCGCCCGGCACGGCACTGGCACTGGCACggccaggcacggcactacgCGGCACGGCATGTTAGCCGTGCCGTGTCTGATAGTGCCGCCATGCCGActcagcggcccaggcacggcactatcatGGCTTAGGCATGCCGGGCCGTGCCACTGGGCACGGCAGCCCGTAGTGCTCGTGCCAGCACTGGCACTAAAAGTGCCAAACACCTCAGAAACTTCAGAATTTTAACAGAAACTTGTACAATACATCAAACTTTAGAAGATCACACTTTGACAGCAGAGATACAAGTTCAAACTTTAACAGAAACTTCAGAAGATCACAAACACAGAAACAGACCAGAGAGAACAAAATAAAATTTTATTGGAGCTTtagtgcaatggctgcctcattaaaaacctgtctaggtaaaactcacgcAGGTCATCCTCGTCGTCATCTCCGGCTAGCCCGCACATCCGCCTCTCATCGTTAGCGCTGACCTCAATGGTCTCGTCGGAGGAGCGGGCCATCGTCACTCGCCGGCGCCCGGTTCCTCAACGGCTTCACACATAAACAAAGAATCAGTAGCAGAtctagttagggttagggtttacagTACCTTGGCGGCCGGAGCACCGGGAACGCCGGCGACGTCGACGACGCGGGATTCGGCCCTCTGGTTCCTCGACGGATGCGAATCAAGAGGGGACCTACAGGAGGGGAGCACATCAGATCGAGATCCAGGAGGGGATAAGAGAGGAAGAGCCAGATCTGGAGGGGAGCAAAGCTCAACTTACCGACATCCGGAGCACTAGAGTTGCCAGGGGCCCGGCGAGGTCGACGACGGTGACGAATGAGACGACGAGGTGGACGACAAGGCTACATCAACGGGGCGAGATCAAGATGAGGCCGTGCCGTGTGCCCGTGCCGGCCAGCAGTGGCTCTAGATGCCACCGGAGggcgagaagaagagaggagacaCCACCGGAGAGGGAgacgaagagaggagagagccgcTCGCAAAGGTTAGAGCGAGAGacaggagagagagggagctggaaacaaatgagctagggtttcgtcGATATGGGGCGGCATGGGGGCGCTGGCTTATATAGTCGACCCATCCAACGGTCGGATCCAACGGTCATGAAGGATCTGGGGGAGGGGATCAACGGCCCTCCTTTGCTGGATCTGTGCCAAGGCCGTGCCGGCCTGTTAGCCGTGCCATGCCTGGGCCATGCTAGTGGGCCGAGGTGGCAGCCCAGGCATGGCACTGCTACCGGGCCATGCCAGGCACGGGCACGAAgtaggccgggccgggccgggcctggGCCATGCTTTTTagtgccgtgcccgtgccggcccACCGTGTTAGTGCCATTTGGAAAAGTATACACATCCGCATCCTCCCAACTCTGGGCTCTACCGCCTCGCCACCACAAGGCCCAAGCCGGCGCTCCGCTCTGCCGCCTCACCGCCGCTAGGGCGCCCGTGCTCCACTCCGCCTCCTCAACGTCGCAAGGGCCGTGCGCTCCACTCCACCACCGCAAGGGCCCGTGCAGTCCACTCCGTCGCCGTGCCACCTTCGTTCGGCCACATCCCGTGCCGCCGTCGCCCCGCCACGCCCTTCCCTGCTCGACTGCTCTGAGAACCTAGGGGAACGAGCGCCGCGAAAGAGTCCGTTGAAGGAGCTCCGAGCAGCCGAAGAAGCGCGCTCTCCTCCCGCTACTGCGGCCTCCAGCGTCTAGGTAAGGGTTCGAGGAGCCTGGCTGGTAAGCTGCGTCTCACCCCTCCCCTAACCTCATCCAATTGTTTCTTTTTGAATGCCCATCCTGCCTTCCCATCCGCGCTGCCATAGCCCGTCTGCGTCGTAGGTCATCCGCATTCGTGCCGTCGCCCATCTGCGCCGCTTCCCTTCTGTGAGACCGTGACTTGTCGGAAAGCACACGGCATCAGTACCTCAGCTCGCCCCTGCTGGATCTCCCTTAGGTATTGATTTTTTCTCTCTTCCATCCCCTTCCTCCCTAATGCTGATTCTTAGAGTTATGTTTCATGAACACTATCTAATTTGTTTAAGACACAGTTAGTTGGCCATGTCAATACTAACTGGAAAGGATTACAATATTTGCAGCTTTGTTTTCAACTGAATTCCAGTTTAGAAAAGAAATACAGCACCGGAAGATTGATAAATGCATAGATCACGTGTCCTATTTGTTTGTGTGGGTTTCGTCAAGCACATTCCTATAGATGTGATTATATTCTTAAATAAACTATATTCTGTTTGAACTATCCTCTTTTGAACAAAAATTACATGGATCATGCTTTTGACAGTTACTGCATCGTCTGTGTGATCTGAGCAACAAGGATTCTATTGAGTGCCTTTGTAGGTAAATTATTGTTTTGATCAATTTTGGTGTGATAAGTTAtcaaatactatattttcttgcaACCTTAGGCATTATAAGCAAAGCATTAAGCTCTAACCTTAGACATTATAAAGTTCCCAACTCTCATAAGCAAAGCATTTTCTTCCCCCTTTTTTTATACAGATCTCTTCATACTAAAGTTCCCAACTCTGAAGCTTCACATTTGGAGACAGGGTAAATTACTCATCCTTTCCATTCAGCTCTATCTGCGACAAGTATCAGGTAAAATGCATAATTGCTAATTGCTATCTATTTCAAGGCTAAAAACTCAAAAGTGTGAGTTGCACAGTGCGAATTTACTTCAGTTAAAATATTAAGTGTTCATGCATAATGTATTCAACCACTACCACCGAATTAGCATATCTTAAAATGAAATATCTCTGAATATGTGTTGTGACATGTTGAACTTTGTGCTGTAAGAAGCATTTTAGAATTTCTCTGATTATAGTTTGGATACAAACCACCATTTTAGGTTTTCTGAAATCATATCTGAAGTTTGCTTCTATCTCGTCAGCTTGTCAAGTATCCTGGTTTCTGTACTCTATAGATGAGTTAGCGGATTTATAATATGTATTCAGTAGGCATTGATGTAGTACAATACTGCTTAAGGGTCTAATAATTTTGGATTTTTCATACGCGTGCAACATATTGCTTATGGACTGTTGGTTATTTTCAAAATTTTCTGCTGtgatagataagcctagtgctAAAGCATTTGTATCTTACTTTTCCTGCACTTTTACTTTTCTAGGCTTCCAAGCCTAGTGGTAGGAATATGCTCAGCATCTACTTTAGTGGTTAGAATATGCTGTAGCAAGTGGGAGTCCCTCTGCCTATAAAAGGCAAGGGAGTGTCATTGTAAAAAAAAGCCATTGCATTTCCTTCAATCCAAGCGGCCAAGGGCTAGCTGCCCTCTTGTAGTTCCTAAATCTAAATCTGAGATCTATTTgagccaacaattggtatcagagctttgTGTTCTTGAGTGAGCAGAGAGCCATGTCCACCATCAGCCAGATCATCAGAGCCTGCGCTGCTGCCGGCACCAGGGCCAGAGCAGGAGCAGACAACCGCGTGACGCGCTTTGCTGCCGCAAAGGCagtggctgcggcggcggccgagACGGCCAGGCAGGTAGTGGATGCGGCCCAGGCCACGGTGGCTGCAGCCGCGGCGCTGCATGCTGAGATGGAGCGGGAGGAGCCGGAGCCAACGGGAGGAGGGTCCCGTAGCCTGGACAAGCGTCGCCGTTAGTCACCGTCACCAGAGCGGCGTCGTGGTCGCCGCAGGCGCTCCCCGATGCTGCAGATGGTCTACCGCGACTCCGGAGCGGGAACGCCAtggccgatgctcaccaagtTGAACTACCATGAGTGGAACCTGCTAATGAAGGTCAAGCTGCAGGCTTGGCGGCTGTGGGAGGTGGTCCATGGCGGCGTTGACTACGACGACAATTGTAGGGCGCTGGAGGCGCTATGCGCCACCGTCCCCACCGAGCTTGGCACTAACATCGCCAACAAGGCCATGACGAAGC encodes:
- the LOC136471155 gene encoding early nodulin-like protein 18; this translates as MAKSSSYGLAFACFAIAAAVAGGTQFTVGGANGWSVPTAGAEPFNTWAERTRFQIGDSLVFVYPKDQDSVLLVEPADYNACNTSSYVKKFDDGDTVVTLDRSGPLFFISGVEANCRANEKLIVMVLAARSNGTGGGAQAPSTAPPPASPASPPPASSTPPPPSSPAPKGAPTTGSPPAPPANSAPPPASAPTKTPRTPPAASSSPPAPSASSPPPASSTPPPPPAPAGAPQAPPAPSASSPAPSAHGSTTNSTGTASSPPAGSKDKNGAALTVATGLASSFGACILGYTMLAL
- the LOC136471154 gene encoding CRIB domain-containing protein RIC10-like, encoding MAIKMKGIFKGLKIISQMFVHKEHEMEIGYPTDVKHVAHIGLGTSDTSPSWMAEFKGTDDLSAGSVSTAAQSRQTSWASADFEQPRSMVPIEMFQDNRPGQENADMPPRGARKARRKKNRASSPASSARSSSSRSRASFATAYDAFSESQRGFRVA